A DNA window from Rhipicephalus sanguineus isolate Rsan-2018 chromosome 8, BIME_Rsan_1.4, whole genome shotgun sequence contains the following coding sequences:
- the LOC119402058 gene encoding uncharacterized protein LOC119402058: MRSLLMSLLVPLLATSLALTQSVEEPPTTQRPDLCRESELLEARTLLRNAVARVGTTLPESIPVASVSSSAYTLYNGTLAPLILTDVNVTAQHAVCRDDARHFPFVIGVGTDGTMKGIFHYHSPGNNVTTPEGRGRVTVTFSGVSFNGKLSQHLVGGNGSTGVGSSSTSQAPMWSVGVALESYPSFSGIATSPQNSQVSGLPYFDMMQAADRSFVPVFAKLPETHVLPALKEALGAE, translated from the exons ATGCGTTCACTGCTTATGAGCCTGTTGGTACCACTGCTTGCGACATCACTAG CCCTGACGCAATCTGTAGAAGAGCCACCAACAACCCAGCGCCCAGATTTGTGCAGAGAAAGCGAACTGCTGGAGGCACGCACATTGCTACGCAATGCCGTGGCCAGGGTGGGCACTACCCTACCCGAGAGCATTCCTGTGGCCAGCGTATCTTCGTCCGCCTACACGCTGTACAACGGCACACTTGCGCCGCTAATTCTTACCGACGTCAACGTGACTGCGCAGCATGCCGTATGTCGGGATGACGCACGGCACTTCCCATTCGTCATCGGTGTCGGCACG gATGGGACGATGAAAGGCATTTTCCACTACCACAGCCCCGGCAACAACGTGACAACACCCGAGGGACGCGGCCGAGTGACGGTGACATTTTCCGGTGTctcattcaacggcaagctcAGTCAGCATCTGGTTGGCGGAAACGGAAGTACTGGCGTCGGCAGTAGTTCCACCTCGCAAGCACCAATGTGGAGCGTTGGTGTGGCCCTGGAATCGTACCCTTCCTTCTCGGGCATAGCCACGAGCCCACAGAACTCTCAAGTTAGCGGTCTACCTTACTTCGACATGATGCAGGCTGCTGACCGCAGTTTCGTGCCCGTGTTTGCAAAGCTACCCGAAACGCACGTGCTCCCCGCTCTGAAGGAGGCACTCGGAGCGGAGTAG